One part of the Xiphophorus maculatus strain JP 163 A chromosome 1, X_maculatus-5.0-male, whole genome shotgun sequence genome encodes these proteins:
- the LOC102223212 gene encoding bromodomain and PHD finger-containing protein 3-like isoform X2, whose translation MRKPRRTCQVGGGGRVNGKKSNGTVGGRGGTRQRSPSPYSLKASPSRETLSYSQSQKVVEVELDGRLHRISVLEPLEVITDDETVAQDISECNSNKENSEQSMSPTSSAQTPRKVSTLRGRRKDSRVTSGRSTQPSKNQCHNSQPHTPEKSSTSNSTHITLPEPKFRVVESFTPVEAPPLPAAYYRYIECSPEDQETKAEYDMDEEDSAWLEMVNATRLSEGLSAISPDNFELLVDRLEEEAYREARIRAPPQSAIDDDAFCCVCLDDECLNSNVILFCDSCNLAVHQECYGVPYVPEGQWLCRCCLQSPQKPVDCVLCPNRGGAFKQTSEGRWAHVVCAIWIPEVCFANTVFLEPVEGVSNIPPARWKLTCYLCKQKGRGACIQCHKANCYTAFHVTCAQRAGLFMKIDPVRETGINGTTFSVKKTAFCETHSPLGQESESDEESEGRIVGSRRRASRGRIAYTDGPTLPKKGRKCEDEPADKKKGKKNTECTTQTTGSPQLVLQIPTSRLNIISKGILMQRKSQFMHRLHSYWLLKRQSRNGVALVRQLHSNIQSQKSTEQPEVDEKISAAREALRYWQKLRHDLEKARLLVELIRKREKLKREQVKVHQSTLEMQLTPMLMLLRATLDHLQEKDTAHIFAQPVNLKEVPDYLEFITYPMDFSTMRSKLESHAYRSVADLEADFNLMVSNCLLYNTKDTVFYKAALRLRDLGGAVLRHAQRQATNAGLDLDTGMHLPESPQKRDFYSCTWEDVDSVLDPDNRLHMTMEEQLKELLEKLDFVTSMRCSGARAKRIHHLRREINKLRLRQGQPMSHGIHNGHLKEEGEDEDDDDDDEYNNNNAKADNSLSSSDKEDLKSTSPPRLEPRGPSPPPRQGEPPLEPPTLRPMTGEVQSPSWFCKRLKIDSNHLNSASENINCTKARAECCVTPPPTLHYEGQVVANALPPLSVSPLPATGGVGRRTSVLFKKAKNGAKLCREKENPVFNGKGLQDENTSSNPTGPSSTTSSPSCTPASRTPQKSPGPPTLHEVWTPGREASSDTESERTVNHSLESGLTNRFERHKDSNSDAESRSCPVLHKEM comes from the exons ATGAGGAAGCCACGGCGAACTTGCCAGGTCGGTGGAGGAGGTAGAGTAAATGGCAAGAAGTCCAACGGGACAGTTGGCGGGCGTGGGGGCACCCGCCAGCGATCTCCATCCCCGTACAGCCTCAAAGCGTCTCCAAGTAGAGAAACTCTCTCCTATTCTCAGTCTCAGaaggtggtggaggttgaactGGACGGAAGGCTTCACCGCATTTCTGTCCTGGAGCCCTTGGAAGTCATCACGGATGATGAGACAGTGGCTCAGGACATCAGCGAGTGCAACAGCAACAAAGAGAACAGTGAGCAGTCGATGTCGCCCACCAGCAGTGCACAAACTCCCCGGAAAGTCTCCACGCTCAGAGGCCGCAGGAAAGACTCCAGAGTGACCTCTGGCAGGTCAACGCAGCCTTCCAAGAACCAATGCCACAATTCCCAACCTCATACACCTGAAAAGTCCAGCACATCGAACAGTACCCACATAACCCTCCCTGAGCCTAAGTTTCGTGTTGTGGAAAGCTTCACTCCGGTTGAGGCGCCTCCCCTGCCAGCTGCCTATTACCGTTACATCGAGTGCTCCCCTGAGGATCAGGAAACAAAGGCAGAATATGACATGGATGAGGAGGACTCCGCCTGGCTGGAAATGGTTAACGCCACCCGGCTTTCCGAGGGTCTCTCAGCCATTTCGCCAGACAATTTCGAGCTACTGGTGGATCGGTTGGAGGAGGAGGCGTACAGAGAAGCACGCATCCGAGCGCCTCCACAAAGCGCTATTGACGACGACGCCTTCTGCTGTGTGTGCTTGGATGATGAATGCCTCAATAGCAACGTCATTCTGTTCTGTGACTCTTGCAACTTGGCTGTGCACCAGGAGTGTTACGGCGTTCCCTACGTCCCTGAAGGGCAGTGGCTCTGCCGCTGCTGCCTTCAGTCTCCTCAGAAACCTGTCGACTGCGTCTTGTGTCCTAACCGGGGAGGAGCTTTCAAACAAACAAGCGAGGGTCGTTGGGCGCACGTTGTGTGTGCTATATGGATTCCCGAAGTGTGCTTTGCCAACACTGTGTTTCTAGAACCGGTGGAAGGGGTTAGTAACATTCCTCCAGCTCGCTGGAAGTTAACTTGCTACCTTTGCAAGCAGAAAGGCCGTGGCGCGTGTATTCAGTGCCACAAGGCCAACTGTTACACTGCGTTTCACGTCACATGTGCTCAGCGGGCCGGTCTGTTCATGAAGATCGATCCTGTCAGGGAAACGGGCATCAATGGCACAACGTTCTCAGTAAAGAAGACGGCGTTTTGCGAGACGCACTCGCCCCTGGGACAGGAGTCAGAGTCCGACGAGGAGAGTGAGGGGCGAATCGTGGGCAGCAGGAGAAGGGCGAGCAGAGGACGCATCGCTTACACAGATGGTCCTACTTTACCTAAAAAAGGCAGGAAGTGTGAAGATGAGCCAGCAGATAAgaagaaagggaagaaaaatacagagtGTACAACCCAAACCACAGGTTCTCCACAGCTTGTGCTGCAGATACCCACAAGCAG GTTGAATATAATTTCCAAAGGAATTCTCATGCAAAGGAAAAGCCAGTTTATGCACAGACTGCATAGCTACTGGTTGCTAAAACGTCAGTCAAGAAACGGTGTGGCACTGGTTCGGCAGTTGCACTCTAACATCCAATCACAAAAGAGTACAGAAcag CCTGAAGTGGACGAGAAGATTTCTGCAGCAAGAGAAGCTCTGAGATACTGGCAGAAACTCCGGCATGATCTTGAAAAAGCCAGATTGCTGGTGGAGCTCATACGCAAAAGAGAGAAGCTCAAACGGGAACAG gtcaaagttcaccaaTCAACTTTAGAGATGCAGCTCACGCCAATGTTGATGCTGCTGCGTGCCACCCTGGACCATCTTCAGGAGAAGGACACTGCTCACATTTTTGCCCAGCCAGTTAACTTGAAGGAG gtTCCAGACTACCTGGAGTTTATCACTTATCCAATGGACTTCTCCACTATGCGCTCCAAGCTTGAGAGTCATGCTTACCGTTCTGTGGCTGACCTGGAGGCTGACTTTAATCTGATGGTGTCAAACTGCCTCCTGTATAACACCAAAGACACAGTCTTCTACAAAGCAGCGCTGCGTCTGCGTGACTTAGGGGGTGCTGTATTGCGCCATGCCCAAAGACAAGCCACAAACGCCGGCCTTGACCTGGACACGGGGATGCACCTCCCTGAGTCACCCCAGAAAAGAGACTTCTACAGCTGTACCTGGGAGGACG TTGACAGTGTTCTGGATCCAGATAACCGACTCCACATGACGATGGAAGAGCAGCTGAAGGAGCTTCTGGAGAAACTAGACTTTGTCACATCCATGCGGTGCAGCGGCGCCCGGGCCAAACGCATCCACCATCTTCGACGCGAGATCAACAAGCTCCGGCTCAGACAGGGTCAACCCATGAGCCACGGCATCCACAACGGGCATCTTAAAGAAGAGGGCGAAGACGAAGATGATGACGACGACGACGAATACAACAATAACAATGCCAAGGCAGATAATAGCCTGTCCTCCTCAGACAAAG aGGACCTCAAATCCACTTCACCCCCAAGACTGGAACCTAGAGGCCCGTCTCCTCCTCCCCGACAAGGAGAACCACCTCTGGAGCCTCCCACACTGCGGCCCATGACAGGGGAGGTCCAGTCCCCCTCCTGGTTCTGCAAACGCCTTAAAATAGACAGCAACCACTTGAACAGCGCCTCAGAAAACATTAATTGCACTAAAGCACGAGCAGAATGTTGCGTGACACCTCCTCCCACTTTGCACTATGAGGGGCAGGTTGTAGCCAACGCCCTGCCGCCGCTCTCCGTCTCTCCGCTGCCCGCCACCGGGGGAGTCGGACGGCGGACCTCTGTCTTGTTCAAGAAAGCAAAGAACGGAGCGAAGCTTTGCAGGGAAAAAGAGAACCCCGTGTTTAATGGGAAGGGGCTGCAGGACGAGAATACGAGCAGCAACCCCACCGGCCCTAGTTCAACAACCAGCTCCCCATCCTGCACACCAGCGTCCAGAACCCCACAGAAAAGCCCTGGACCTCCCACTCTTCACGAGGTGTGGACCCCTGGTCGAGAAGCGTCGTCAGATACAGAATCGGAGAGGACAGTGAATCATTCTCTGGAAAGCG